One genomic region from Streptomyces sp. NBC_00457 encodes:
- a CDS encoding ATP-binding protein produces MIELPDLVAGGLAVGTLSALALLGGLLRSRRQQAAQREEIARLRAQLDGAPLAFTSEVEHLAARRVPAAARQLAHPHVVVPGPLNPQHAGTPLGVAMEHVLKGLRTELAAQRTRIDAAAQAGMRGATREIQAGLYRLQDALRGLQQQYDDPELAQTLFQLDHENEQSLRRAQVAAVVCGAWVGLAREESHLVEAVTGGQARLAGYHRVRVHNHLEAGTALVSHAVEPVAIIVAELLDNALRHSAPDTDVTVSLEHVHHGVCVTIDDAGLGMTQDERARAQRMVAGTEPILLTDLGDPPRMGLAAIGRLTRQFDLSVDLSSPSPYGGVRAVLLVDSHLLTRIDPAAQPPAASAPRSTRKNVPTAVHSYGSEQDEEAAGSGHHSPGDAGGLPQRRRRTRAAAAPAEPEPRPPARRPEDAAAALGALQSGTAAARARDDDAVPAVQHETEQTDHDEGGAAR; encoded by the coding sequence ATGATCGAACTACCGGACCTGGTGGCCGGCGGTCTCGCCGTCGGCACACTGTCCGCGCTCGCCCTCCTCGGCGGGCTGCTGCGATCCCGGCGTCAACAAGCCGCGCAGCGTGAGGAGATCGCCCGATTACGTGCCCAACTCGACGGCGCTCCCCTGGCGTTCACCTCCGAGGTCGAGCATCTCGCGGCACGCCGCGTCCCGGCCGCCGCACGGCAACTGGCGCATCCGCACGTCGTGGTGCCGGGCCCGCTGAATCCGCAGCACGCCGGTACGCCGCTCGGTGTCGCGATGGAGCACGTGCTGAAAGGGCTGCGCACGGAGCTGGCGGCGCAACGCACCCGGATCGACGCGGCGGCGCAGGCCGGGATGCGCGGCGCCACGCGGGAGATCCAAGCGGGCCTGTACCGGCTCCAGGACGCCCTGCGCGGGCTGCAACAGCAGTACGACGACCCGGAGTTGGCGCAGACACTGTTCCAACTGGACCACGAGAACGAGCAGTCGCTGCGGCGGGCGCAGGTCGCCGCGGTCGTGTGCGGGGCCTGGGTCGGGCTGGCCCGCGAGGAGTCGCACCTGGTGGAGGCGGTGACCGGCGGTCAGGCCCGGCTGGCGGGCTATCACCGGGTCCGGGTCCACAACCACCTGGAGGCGGGCACCGCCCTGGTGTCCCACGCGGTCGAGCCGGTCGCCATCATCGTCGCCGAACTCCTCGACAACGCCCTGCGCCACTCCGCACCCGACACCGACGTCACGGTCAGCCTGGAGCACGTCCATCACGGCGTCTGCGTCACCATCGACGACGCCGGTCTCGGCATGACGCAGGACGAACGGGCCCGCGCCCAGCGGATGGTGGCCGGCACCGAGCCGATCCTGCTCACCGACCTCGGTGACCCGCCGCGCATGGGACTCGCCGCGATCGGCCGGCTGACCCGGCAGTTCGACCTGAGCGTGGACCTCTCCTCGCCCTCCCCGTACGGCGGTGTGCGCGCGGTGCTGCTCGTCGACAGCCATCTGCTCACCCGTATCGACCCCGCCGCACAGCCGCCGGCGGCCAGCGCCCCGCGCTCGACGCGCAAGAACGTGCCCACCGCCGTTCACAGTTACGGCAGCGAACAGGACGAGGAGGCCGCCGGGTCCGGGCACCACAGCCCGGGGGACGCCGGAGGCCTGCCGCAGCGCCGACGTCGTACCCGGGCAGCCGCCGCACCGGCCGAACCCGAGCCGCGGCCTCCCGCGCGGCGCCCGGAGGACGCCGCCGCGGCGCTCGGCGCGCTGCAGTCCGGCACCGCCGCCGCACGCGCGCGGGACGACGACGCCGTACCCGCCGTGCAGCACGAGACCGAACAGACCGACCATGATGAGGGGGGAGCGGCGCGATGA
- a CDS encoding sarcosine oxidase subunit delta, producing MLLIRCPWCGPRDETEYHYGGQAHVPHPETPADLTDEQWAEYVFYRDNPKGPFAERWMHSTGCRRWFNVLRDTASYEVLASYRPDEPRPELPQAAGGNR from the coding sequence GTGCTGCTCATCCGCTGCCCATGGTGCGGTCCACGTGACGAGACCGAGTACCACTACGGGGGACAGGCCCACGTCCCCCACCCCGAGACCCCGGCCGACCTCACCGACGAGCAGTGGGCCGAGTACGTCTTCTACCGCGACAACCCCAAGGGCCCCTTCGCCGAGCGCTGGATGCACAGCACCGGCTGCCGCCGCTGGTTCAACGTCCTGCGGGACACCGCCAGTTACGAGGTGCTCGCCTCCTACCGGCCCGACGAGCCCCGCCCCGAACTGCCCCAGGCTGCCGGAGGAAACCGATGA
- a CDS encoding GntR family transcriptional regulator: MQQLATEPTGEELSLAERAYRAIRDRLVMLEIRPGAPINEDQLGQSLGVGRTPVREALKRLQYERLITTYPRRGTFATEVNITDLAHISEVRQELEPLAAAQAARRATAADRAALTAVLRELERVDSRRQDAADLMRLDLQVHRAIYAATHNPYLEDTLVRHDNLATRIWCLFIDRLPDMAGHVEEHGPLIESIVAGDPDKASELARSHVVGFERAIRDAI; this comes from the coding sequence ATGCAGCAGCTGGCGACCGAGCCCACGGGCGAGGAGCTGTCCCTCGCCGAACGCGCCTACCGCGCCATCCGCGACCGGCTCGTGATGCTGGAGATCCGCCCGGGCGCGCCGATCAACGAGGACCAGTTGGGTCAGTCCCTCGGCGTCGGACGGACACCGGTGCGCGAGGCGCTCAAGCGGCTCCAGTACGAGCGCCTGATCACGACCTACCCCCGGCGCGGCACCTTCGCCACGGAGGTCAACATCACGGACCTGGCGCATATCTCCGAGGTACGCCAGGAGCTGGAGCCCTTGGCCGCCGCCCAGGCCGCGCGGCGGGCCACGGCCGCGGACCGGGCGGCCCTGACGGCCGTACTGCGGGAGCTGGAGCGCGTGGATTCCCGTCGACAGGACGCCGCCGACCTGATGCGTCTGGACCTTCAGGTGCACCGCGCCATCTATGCCGCCACGCACAACCCGTACCTGGAGGACACCCTCGTCCGCCACGACAACCTGGCCACCCGCATCTGGTGCCTGTTCATCGACCGCCTGCCCGACATGGCCGGCCACGTCGAGGAACACGGACCGCTGATCGAGTCGATCGTCGCCGGTGACCCCGACAAGGCGTCAGAGCTGGCCCGCAGTCACGTAGTGGGCTTCGAACGGGCCATTCGCGACGCCATCTGA
- a CDS encoding sarcosine oxidase subunit beta family protein, with the protein MTAEPLPEHPDFLWRNPEPRSSYDVVIVGGGGHGLATAYYLAKNHGITNVAVLEKGWLAGGNMARNTTIIRSNYLWDESAAIYEHALKLWEQLPEELDYDFLFSQRGVLNLAHTLQDVREGMRRVGANRLNGVDAQWLEPDEVAKVCPILNVSSRTRYPVLGGTFQPRAGIAKHDHVAWALARRADELGVDLIQGCEVTGFLKDGDRVVGVETNRGRILAGRVGLAAAGHSSVLAERAGVRLPVQSHPLQALVSELHEPVHPTVVMSNHVHVYVSQAHKGELVMGAGVDSYNGYGQRGSFHVIEQQMAAAVELFPIFARAHVLRTWGGIVDVTPDASPIIGSTPVENLYVNCGWGTGGFKATPAAGWTFAHTLATGEPHPLNAPFALERFTTGALIDEHGAAAVAH; encoded by the coding sequence ATGACCGCCGAGCCGCTGCCGGAGCACCCGGACTTCCTCTGGCGCAACCCCGAGCCGCGCTCCTCGTACGACGTCGTCATCGTCGGCGGGGGCGGCCACGGCCTGGCCACCGCCTACTACCTCGCCAAGAACCACGGCATCACCAACGTCGCCGTCCTGGAAAAGGGCTGGCTGGCCGGCGGCAACATGGCCCGCAACACCACGATCATCCGCTCCAACTACCTGTGGGACGAGAGCGCGGCGATCTACGAACACGCGCTCAAGCTGTGGGAGCAGCTCCCCGAGGAGCTGGACTACGACTTCCTGTTCAGCCAGCGCGGCGTGCTCAACCTCGCGCACACCCTCCAGGACGTCCGCGAGGGCATGCGCCGCGTGGGCGCCAACCGCCTCAACGGAGTCGACGCCCAATGGCTGGAGCCGGACGAGGTCGCGAAGGTCTGCCCCATCCTCAACGTCTCGTCCCGCACCCGCTATCCGGTCCTCGGCGGCACCTTCCAGCCGCGCGCCGGCATCGCCAAGCACGACCACGTCGCCTGGGCGCTGGCCCGCCGCGCCGACGAGCTGGGCGTGGACCTGATCCAGGGCTGCGAGGTCACCGGCTTCCTCAAGGACGGCGACCGGGTCGTGGGCGTCGAGACGAACCGCGGCCGCATCCTCGCCGGCCGGGTCGGTCTCGCGGCGGCCGGGCACAGCAGCGTGCTGGCCGAGCGGGCGGGCGTACGGCTGCCGGTGCAGTCGCATCCGCTGCAAGCCCTGGTCTCCGAACTGCACGAACCGGTGCACCCCACCGTCGTCATGTCGAACCACGTCCACGTCTACGTCTCCCAGGCCCACAAGGGCGAGCTGGTGATGGGCGCGGGCGTCGACTCCTACAACGGCTACGGGCAGCGCGGCTCCTTCCACGTCATCGAGCAGCAGATGGCCGCCGCCGTCGAGCTGTTCCCGATCTTCGCCCGCGCACACGTCCTGCGGACCTGGGGCGGCATCGTCGACGTCACCCCGGACGCCTCCCCGATCATCGGCAGCACCCCCGTGGAGAACCTCTACGTCAACTGCGGCTGGGGCACCGGCGGTTTCAAGGCCACCCCGGCCGCCGGCTGGACCTTCGCGCACACCCTCGCCACCGGCGAACCGCATCCGCTGAACGCCCCCTTCGCCCTCGAACGCTTCACCACGGGCGCGTTGATCGACGAGCACGGCGCCGCGGCCGTGGCCCACTGA
- a CDS encoding sarcosine oxidase subunit gamma, translating to MAELTESGPVRLRRSPLAHLEDRMRAATVTGARGVALTERPFLTMVNLRVDPASEAADRIEQALGAPLPRQCGDTTSSAAHAIVWLGPDEWLVLSPSEATALVAELKEALGGAPGSVVDVSANRTTLELTGPAARQVLEKGCPLDLHPRVFGPGRALSTTVGPVAVLLWQLDEAPTYRLFPRSSFADYLARWLIDAMSEYDGPEMP from the coding sequence ATGGCTGAGCTGACCGAGTCCGGCCCGGTGCGCCTGCGCCGCAGCCCCCTGGCCCACCTGGAAGACCGGATGCGCGCCGCCACGGTCACCGGCGCCCGCGGTGTCGCGCTGACCGAGCGGCCGTTCCTCACCATGGTGAACCTGCGCGTCGACCCCGCCTCCGAAGCGGCCGACCGCATCGAGCAGGCCCTCGGGGCGCCGCTCCCGCGACAGTGCGGCGACACCACCTCATCCGCCGCCCACGCGATCGTATGGCTCGGCCCCGACGAGTGGCTCGTCCTGTCCCCGTCCGAAGCGACCGCCCTGGTCGCCGAGTTGAAGGAGGCACTCGGCGGGGCACCGGGCTCGGTCGTGGACGTCTCGGCGAACCGCACCACACTGGAACTGACCGGCCCGGCCGCCCGCCAGGTCCTGGAGAAGGGCTGCCCGCTCGACCTGCATCCCCGCGTCTTCGGACCCGGCCGGGCGCTGTCGACCACGGTGGGACCGGTAGCGGTGCTGCTCTGGCAACTCGACGAGGCACCCACGTACCGCCTGTTCCCCCGCTCCTCGTTCGCCGACTACCTTGCGCGCTGGCTCATCGACGCGATGAGCGAGTACGACGGCCCGGAGATGCCCTGA
- a CDS encoding DUF742 domain-containing protein encodes MTVRRGGRPLVPAYLSTGGVARPSRPQLERLTVLTGSGTPAPADLPAAQLALLEALDGGSLTVVEAAALLELPVSAVRVLAADLVDRGLALARPPIPPAERFAPDLLKRVADGLRALKHD; translated from the coding sequence ATGACCGTCCGGCGTGGCGGCCGTCCCCTCGTACCCGCGTATCTGTCGACCGGCGGCGTGGCCCGGCCGAGCCGCCCCCAGCTGGAGCGGCTGACGGTCCTCACCGGCAGCGGGACGCCCGCGCCCGCGGACCTGCCCGCCGCTCAACTGGCCCTGCTGGAAGCCCTGGACGGCGGATCGCTGACGGTGGTGGAGGCCGCGGCCCTGCTGGAGCTGCCGGTGTCCGCGGTGCGCGTGCTGGCCGCCGATCTCGTCGACCGGGGCCTGGCGCTGGCCCGCCCGCCGATCCCGCCCGCCGAACGGTTCGCCCCCGACCTGCTGAAGAGAGTGGCCGATGGCCTCCGCGCCCTCAAGCACGACTAG
- a CDS encoding sarcosine oxidase subunit alpha family protein: MTDQHFRLRQGGRIDRGTVLRFTVDGRELTGHPGDTVASAMLANGIVEVAPSLYRSRPRGIVAAGVEEPNALLQIDGSCSEGMLPATTVELYDGLSATTLSGMGRLDPTPDPAVYDKKYVHTDVLVVGAGPAGLAAAAAAAESGARVILVDEQPQSGDWEGAGEMRAALDAAPEAVVLHRTTAFGSYDDNYVLALQRRTDHLGADAPAGVSRQRLWHIRARQVVLATGAHERPLVFAGNDRPGVMLAGAVRTYLNRYGVAAGSRVVVSTTNDSAYDTVADLHAAGVAVTAVVDARPKLSERATEVAAATGVRVLTGSAVVDTGGEGRITSVAVQGLDADGRLTGAAESFACDLLAVSGGWSPVVHLHSQRQGRLRWDNELVAFVPDGNVRDQHVVGAARGTYSLGGCVAEGARAGALAATEAGFPVPVPTASYEEVRPEVRALWLVPGPDDGWDNHFVDLQRDVTVADVWRSTGAGMRGVEHVKRYTSLGTANDQGKTSGVNAIGVIAEVLGGSLGEIGTTAYRAPYAPVAFAALAGRERGELFDPERTTSIHPWHVAQGAMFEDVGQWKRPWYYPQPGEDMDTAVARECRAAREGVAFMDASTLGKIELWGADAGEFLNRVYTNAFKKLKPGHARYGVMCKPDGMIFDDGVTLRLDDNRYFMTTTTGGAAGVLDWLEEWLQTEWPELDVHCTSVTEQWATIAVVGPQSREVVAGLAPDVDLSAEAFPFMAFRETTLASGIPARICRISFSGELAYEINVSAWYGLEVWEEVYAIGRPYGITPYGTETMHVLRAEKGYIIVGQDTDGTVTPQDAGMSWVVSKQKDFIGKRSYSRADTARTDRKQLVGLLPTDRTTRLPEGTQLVAPDVPLETVPVPMLGHVTSSYHSPALGRPFALALVADGRSRIGETLLAPVGEDLVPVEVADFVLYDPEGTKRDG, from the coding sequence ATGACCGACCAGCACTTCCGGCTCCGGCAAGGAGGCCGCATCGACCGCGGCACCGTGCTGCGGTTCACCGTCGACGGACGGGAGCTGACCGGGCACCCCGGTGACACCGTCGCCTCCGCGATGCTGGCGAACGGCATCGTCGAGGTCGCCCCCTCGCTCTACCGCAGCCGCCCGCGCGGCATCGTCGCCGCGGGCGTCGAAGAGCCCAACGCCCTGTTGCAGATCGACGGTTCGTGCTCCGAGGGCATGCTGCCGGCCACAACCGTCGAGCTGTACGACGGACTGTCCGCCACCACGCTCTCCGGCATGGGCCGACTGGACCCGACCCCTGACCCCGCCGTCTACGACAAGAAGTACGTCCACACCGACGTCCTGGTCGTCGGCGCCGGCCCGGCCGGGCTCGCGGCCGCCGCCGCTGCCGCCGAGTCCGGCGCCCGCGTGATCCTCGTCGACGAGCAGCCTCAGTCCGGTGACTGGGAGGGTGCCGGCGAGATGCGCGCGGCCCTCGACGCGGCGCCCGAGGCCGTCGTACTGCATCGGACCACGGCTTTCGGGTCGTACGACGACAACTACGTGCTGGCGCTGCAGCGGCGCACCGACCATCTCGGAGCCGACGCCCCCGCCGGCGTCTCGCGGCAGCGGCTGTGGCACATCCGCGCCCGCCAGGTGGTTCTGGCGACCGGCGCGCATGAGCGTCCGCTGGTCTTCGCGGGCAACGACCGGCCCGGGGTGATGCTGGCCGGTGCCGTCCGTACCTACCTCAATCGGTATGGCGTGGCGGCGGGTTCCCGGGTCGTGGTGAGCACGACCAACGACAGCGCCTACGACACGGTCGCCGACCTGCACGCCGCGGGTGTCGCGGTGACCGCTGTCGTGGACGCACGCCCCAAGCTGTCCGAGCGGGCCACCGAGGTCGCCGCGGCGACCGGCGTACGGGTCCTGACGGGCAGCGCGGTCGTCGACACGGGGGGCGAGGGACGGATCACCTCGGTCGCGGTCCAGGGCCTTGACGCGGACGGCCGACTCACCGGTGCGGCCGAGTCCTTCGCGTGCGACCTGCTCGCCGTCTCGGGCGGCTGGAGCCCGGTGGTGCACCTGCACAGCCAGCGCCAGGGGCGGCTGCGCTGGGACAACGAGTTGGTCGCCTTCGTGCCCGACGGGAACGTGCGGGACCAACACGTCGTCGGTGCGGCGCGCGGGACGTACTCGCTCGGCGGATGCGTGGCCGAGGGGGCGCGGGCCGGTGCGCTGGCGGCGACGGAGGCCGGATTCCCGGTGCCGGTGCCGACGGCGTCGTACGAGGAGGTGCGTCCTGAGGTGCGCGCCCTGTGGCTCGTGCCGGGCCCTGACGACGGCTGGGACAACCACTTCGTCGACCTCCAGCGCGATGTCACCGTCGCCGACGTCTGGCGTTCCACCGGCGCCGGCATGCGCGGCGTCGAACACGTCAAGCGCTACACCTCGCTCGGCACCGCCAACGACCAGGGCAAGACGTCCGGCGTCAACGCGATCGGCGTGATCGCCGAGGTGTTGGGGGGCTCACTGGGAGAGATCGGCACCACGGCCTACCGGGCGCCGTACGCGCCGGTGGCCTTCGCCGCCCTGGCCGGGCGTGAGCGAGGTGAGCTGTTCGACCCGGAGCGGACCACCTCCATCCACCCCTGGCACGTCGCTCAAGGCGCGATGTTCGAGGACGTCGGTCAGTGGAAGCGCCCCTGGTACTACCCCCAGCCGGGCGAGGACATGGACACGGCCGTGGCCCGCGAATGCCGCGCGGCCCGTGAGGGCGTGGCGTTCATGGACGCCTCCACCCTCGGCAAGATCGAGCTCTGGGGCGCGGACGCGGGCGAGTTCCTCAACCGCGTCTACACCAACGCCTTCAAGAAGCTCAAGCCCGGCCACGCCCGCTACGGCGTGATGTGCAAGCCCGACGGCATGATCTTCGACGACGGCGTGACCCTGCGTCTCGACGACAACCGCTACTTCATGACCACCACGACCGGCGGCGCCGCAGGCGTCCTGGACTGGCTGGAGGAGTGGCTGCAGACCGAGTGGCCCGAACTCGACGTCCACTGCACCTCGGTGACCGAGCAGTGGGCGACGATCGCCGTCGTCGGCCCGCAGTCGCGCGAGGTCGTCGCGGGGCTGGCGCCCGACGTCGACCTGTCCGCCGAGGCCTTCCCGTTCATGGCCTTCCGCGAGACCACACTGGCCTCCGGCATCCCGGCCCGCATCTGCCGGATCTCCTTCTCCGGCGAACTCGCCTACGAGATCAACGTCTCCGCGTGGTACGGCCTGGAGGTCTGGGAGGAGGTGTACGCGATCGGCCGGCCGTACGGCATCACGCCGTACGGCACCGAGACCATGCACGTCCTGCGGGCCGAGAAGGGCTACATCATCGTCGGCCAGGACACCGACGGCACTGTCACCCCGCAGGACGCGGGCATGTCCTGGGTGGTCTCGAAGCAGAAGGACTTCATCGGCAAGCGGTCCTACTCCCGCGCCGACACCGCCCGCACCGACCGCAAGCAACTGGTCGGCCTGCTGCCGACCGACCGCACGACCCGGCTGCCGGAAGGCACCCAACTCGTCGCGCCGGACGTCCCCTTGGAGACGGTGCCCGTGCCGATGCTCGGCCACGTCACCTCCAGCTACCACAGCCCGGCCCTCGGCCGCCCCTTCGCCCTCGCCCTCGTCGCCGATGGGCGGTCGAGGATCGGCGAGACCCTGCTCGCCCCGGTGGGCGAGGACCTGGTGCCCGTCGAGGTGGCCGACTTCGTCCTCTACGACCCCGAAGGGACCAAGCGAGATGGCTGA
- a CDS encoding GTP-binding protein: protein MASAPSSTTSRTHLPETARELVKILVAGPFGVGKTTLIDSVSEIRPLHTEEPLSEASAQTDDVAGVRDKSTTTVAIDFGRISLPDGIVLYLFGTPGQERFRSLWDDIAYGALGALVLVDSRRIDASFDVLGLVEETGLPYAVAFNAFPDAPRHYTDEQLRAALDLEPTTPMLVCDARDADSSIDALLALVQHLIDRHPPEHR from the coding sequence ATGGCCTCCGCGCCCTCAAGCACGACTAGCCGCACCCATTTGCCCGAGACCGCCCGCGAGTTGGTGAAGATCCTCGTCGCCGGGCCCTTCGGGGTGGGCAAGACGACCCTGATCGACTCCGTCTCCGAGATCCGGCCGCTGCACACCGAGGAGCCGCTCAGCGAGGCCTCCGCGCAGACGGACGATGTCGCCGGCGTGCGGGACAAGTCGACGACGACCGTCGCCATCGACTTCGGGCGGATCAGCCTGCCGGACGGCATCGTGCTCTATCTCTTCGGCACGCCGGGGCAGGAGCGGTTCCGTTCGCTGTGGGACGACATCGCGTACGGGGCGCTCGGCGCGCTCGTCCTGGTGGACAGCCGTCGGATCGACGCGTCGTTCGACGTGCTCGGCCTGGTCGAGGAGACCGGCCTGCCGTACGCGGTCGCCTTCAACGCCTTCCCCGACGCGCCCCGCCACTACACCGACGAACAGCTGCGCGCCGCCCTCGACTTGGAGCCGACGACCCCGATGCTCGTGTGCGACGCGCGGGACGCGGACTCCTCGATCGACGCGCTGCTCGCGCTGGTCCAGCACCTGATCGACCGCCACCCCCCGGAGCACCGGTGA
- a CDS encoding DUF6766 family protein encodes MSTEPAPGNGTTAAPHRARRFLRHNSLGLFFMGTFLLALAGQAVVGHAAFNNQLRTDDMALISFGAYVTTSDFAVDVTENWQSEYLQFFLYIFATVWLLQRGSPESKELDRAGTESDKEQMTGEHARDDSPRWAAATDWRGVLFSRSLGLAMGTIFLLSWLAQSVTGVAAYNEQQLRQLQAPLSWAEYLSSADFWDRTLQNWQSELLAVGSMAVLAIYLRQRGSPESKPVGAPHSATGVEG; translated from the coding sequence ATGAGTACGGAACCGGCGCCCGGCAACGGCACCACCGCGGCCCCGCACCGTGCGCGGCGGTTCCTCCGCCACAACAGTCTCGGCCTGTTCTTCATGGGCACGTTCCTGCTCGCCCTGGCGGGCCAGGCCGTGGTGGGGCACGCGGCGTTCAACAACCAGCTCCGCACCGACGACATGGCACTCATCAGCTTCGGCGCCTACGTGACCACGTCGGACTTCGCCGTCGACGTCACCGAGAACTGGCAGTCCGAGTACCTGCAGTTCTTCCTCTACATCTTCGCCACCGTCTGGCTGCTGCAGCGCGGCTCACCGGAGTCCAAGGAACTCGACAGGGCGGGCACCGAGTCGGACAAGGAGCAGATGACCGGCGAACACGCCAGGGACGACTCCCCGCGATGGGCCGCGGCCACGGACTGGCGCGGCGTGCTCTTCTCCCGCTCGCTCGGCCTGGCCATGGGGACCATCTTCCTGCTGTCCTGGCTGGCCCAGTCCGTCACGGGTGTCGCCGCCTACAACGAACAGCAGTTGCGCCAACTCCAGGCCCCCCTGTCCTGGGCCGAGTACCTCTCCTCCGCGGACTTCTGGGACCGCACCCTGCAGAACTGGCAGTCCGAGCTGCTCGCCGTCGGCTCCATGGCCGTCCTCGCCATCTACCTGAGGCAACGAGGTTCACCGGAGTCCAAGCCCGTCGGGGCGCCCCACTCCGCCACCGGCGTCGAAGGCTGA
- the glyA gene encoding serine hydroxymethyltransferase translates to MATTPSTTTVTSPLSLPLSALDPDVAAAVDAELHRQQSTLEMIASENFAPAAVMEAQGSVLTNKYAEGYPGRRYYGGCEHVDVIEQLAITRVKELFGAEAANVQPHSGAQANAAAMFALLNPGDTILGLDLAHGGHLTHGMRLNYSGKLYNVVPYHVRTSDMRIDMDEVEQLALAHRPKLIVAGWSAYPRHLDFAEFRRIADAVGAYLLVDMAHFAGLVAAGLHPSPVPYADVVTTTTHKTLGGPRGGVILSRAGLAKRINSAVFPGQQGGPLEHVIAAKAVAFKVAAGEEFKERQRRTLRGAKILAGRLLSDDVAEAGITVLTGGTEVHLVLVDLRDSELDGQQAEDRLHRVGITVNRNAVPFDPRPPMVSSGLRIGTPALATRGFGDTEFREVADIIAQALKGEQPEDELRARVGKLAAAFPLYPHLNGAAA, encoded by the coding sequence ATGGCAACGACCCCGTCCACCACCACGGTCACCTCCCCCCTCTCCCTCCCGCTCAGCGCACTCGACCCGGATGTCGCCGCCGCGGTGGACGCCGAGCTGCACCGCCAGCAGTCGACCCTCGAGATGATCGCCTCGGAGAACTTCGCGCCGGCCGCCGTCATGGAGGCCCAGGGCTCGGTCCTGACCAACAAGTACGCCGAGGGCTACCCCGGCCGCCGCTACTACGGCGGCTGTGAACACGTCGACGTCATCGAGCAGTTGGCCATCACCCGCGTCAAGGAACTCTTCGGCGCCGAGGCCGCGAACGTACAGCCGCACTCGGGCGCCCAGGCCAACGCGGCAGCCATGTTCGCGCTGCTGAACCCCGGCGACACGATCCTCGGCCTCGACCTCGCACACGGCGGGCACCTGACCCACGGCATGCGCCTCAACTACTCCGGCAAGCTCTACAACGTCGTGCCGTACCACGTGCGCACGTCTGACATGCGCATCGACATGGACGAGGTCGAGCAGCTCGCTCTCGCCCATCGGCCCAAGCTGATCGTCGCCGGCTGGTCGGCCTACCCCCGCCACCTGGACTTCGCCGAGTTCCGGCGGATCGCCGACGCGGTGGGCGCGTATCTGCTGGTGGACATGGCGCACTTCGCCGGTCTGGTGGCCGCGGGCCTGCACCCGAGCCCGGTGCCGTACGCCGACGTGGTCACGACCACCACGCACAAGACGCTCGGCGGCCCGCGCGGCGGGGTGATCCTCAGCCGGGCCGGCCTCGCCAAGAGGATCAATTCCGCGGTCTTCCCGGGACAGCAGGGCGGACCGCTGGAGCACGTCATCGCGGCGAAGGCGGTGGCCTTCAAGGTGGCGGCGGGGGAGGAGTTCAAGGAGCGCCAGCGGCGCACGCTGCGGGGAGCGAAGATCCTCGCCGGACGGCTCCTGTCCGACGACGTGGCCGAGGCCGGGATCACCGTGCTGACCGGCGGTACCGAAGTCCACCTGGTACTCGTCGACCTGCGCGACTCCGAGCTGGACGGGCAGCAGGCCGAGGACCGGCTGCACCGCGTCGGCATCACCGTCAACCGCAACGCGGTGCCCTTCGACCCCCGCCCGCCGATGGTCTCCTCGGGCCTGCGGATCGGCACCCCAGCTCTCGCCACCCGGGGCTTCGGCGACACGGAGTTCCGGGAGGTCGCCGACATCATCGCCCAGGCCCTGAAGGGCGAGCAGCCCGAGGACGAATTGCGGGCCCGGGTCGGGAAACTCGCCGCCGCCTTCCCCCTCTACCCCCACCTGAACGGAGCCGCGGCATGA
- a CDS encoding roadblock/LC7 domain-containing protein yields the protein MTSRDAGETAWVLEPILQVPHVVAAVLLTRDGLVKGYTDALAQPSAERVAAITSTVQGACRTAAAAFADRDQAEVRQVVIESDHGYVLIVPTDHGTCVAAYGDGEVRLDLLAHRVHSQVARLGEKAMAAAPRGTDGDTPV from the coding sequence ATGACCAGCCGCGATGCAGGCGAGACGGCGTGGGTGCTGGAGCCGATCCTCCAGGTACCGCATGTCGTGGCCGCCGTCCTGCTGACGCGGGACGGGCTGGTGAAGGGGTACACGGACGCGCTGGCGCAGCCGTCGGCCGAGCGGGTGGCCGCCATCACCAGCACCGTTCAGGGGGCGTGCCGGACGGCCGCGGCGGCCTTCGCCGACCGGGACCAGGCGGAGGTGCGGCAGGTCGTCATCGAGTCCGACCACGGCTATGTCCTCATCGTCCCGACGGATCACGGCACCTGCGTGGCCGCGTACGGGGACGGCGAGGTCCGCCTCGATCTGCTCGCGCACCGTGTCCACTCGCAAGTGGCACGGCTGGGCGAGAAGGCGATGGCGGCCGCGCCCCGGGGAACCGACGGCGACACGCCCGTATGA